The Nitrospira sp. genome window below encodes:
- a CDS encoding HAD-IB family phosphatase — protein sequence MVRTDQRGLSSSIAAFFDVDNTILPGEASEVRFFRRLWSLGIVGWPEARASAAWLMRHLPTLSLHPLRERKLYLAGKPSQVIQPLGEEFCRDELCPRVSPVAMRMLDEHRRAGHAIIFVTGSIDFLIAPIAEALRADRCFASRLEQRNGLYTGSLVPPFLMGRANANSLIG from the coding sequence ATGGTACGAACAGACCAACGAGGTCTCTCCTCTTCCATTGCGGCATTTTTTGATGTCGACAACACCATATTGCCGGGCGAAGCGAGCGAAGTGCGATTTTTTCGCCGGCTCTGGAGCCTCGGTATCGTCGGTTGGCCTGAAGCGCGCGCGAGTGCGGCTTGGCTCATGCGACATCTCCCGACATTGTCGTTGCACCCGCTTCGCGAGCGAAAGCTGTACCTAGCCGGAAAACCTTCCCAAGTGATTCAACCGTTGGGTGAGGAGTTTTGTCGGGACGAATTATGTCCTCGTGTCTCTCCCGTCGCCATGCGGATGCTGGACGAGCATCGTCGTGCCGGCCATGCCATCATTTTCGTAACGGGATCCATTGATTTCCTGATCGCTCCGATCGCTGAGGCCCTTCGAGCGGACCGATGCTTTGCGAGTCGGTTGGAGCAACGGAACGGCCTCTATACCGGTTCCCTTGTACCCCCATTCCTTATGGGGAGGGCAAACGCCAACTCATTGATCGGTTGA
- a CDS encoding response regulator transcription factor gives MMLTTKRHVVRVLLVDDHEVIRVGLRTVLGQMQGVTVVGEAGTMADAIQQTLRLKPDVILMDVRLPDGSGVDACREILGTLPGTRVIFLTSYADDDSVLAAVLAGAHGYVLKEIDSPALVEAIRSVANGQSILDSTVTERALGWLRGLHELPGIPGTDPLSSQEERVVALVAEGKTNKEIAVALGLSDKTVKNYLANVFQKLRITRRAQAAAFFAKRRG, from the coding sequence ATGATGCTCACCACTAAAAGGCACGTCGTTCGAGTGCTGCTCGTCGACGATCACGAGGTTATTCGCGTGGGACTGCGGACGGTGCTCGGTCAAATGCAGGGTGTCACGGTAGTGGGGGAAGCTGGCACCATGGCGGATGCGATCCAGCAAACGCTAAGGTTGAAGCCCGATGTGATCTTGATGGACGTCCGACTACCTGACGGTTCCGGGGTGGATGCCTGTCGGGAGATCCTAGGGACACTGCCGGGGACACGGGTCATCTTCTTGACGTCCTACGCCGACGACGACTCCGTTCTCGCCGCAGTGCTTGCCGGCGCTCATGGCTATGTCCTCAAAGAAATTGATTCACCCGCATTGGTTGAAGCCATCCGCTCGGTGGCCAACGGTCAATCGATTTTGGACTCCACGGTGACTGAACGGGCGTTGGGCTGGTTGAGGGGGCTTCACGAGCTCCCGGGGATCCCTGGTACGGATCCACTGTCTTCTCAGGAAGAACGAGTGGTCGCGCTAGTGGCCGAGGGAAAGACCAACAAGGAAATCGCCGTCGCGCTCGGACTCAGCGACAAGACCGTCAAGAACTATTTGGCAAACGTATTTCAGAAGCTCCGCATCACCCGGCGAGCGCAGGCAGCCGCCTTTTTTGCGAAACGGCGGGGATGA
- a CDS encoding PAS domain S-box protein, with the protein MSATSDLLELDLLRRQVADLARELAERDRVLHERTRHLHAAQALAHLGSWSWDITNGEVEWSDELYRIFGYAPQSRAMRFNSFVSAVVPDDRDRVLALIDGALVGAAPYDMECRIVRPNGEVRTIRCCAEFLRDSSGQPVRMSGTALDVTDRKRTESALQEREAHFRTLIEHSSDIITVLDSNGAIQFESPSFERLLGYAQRELDGRIAFEFVHQEDLPAVIERFQLLIQRPGTPQTAEFRFRHKDGSWRSLEGIGRATWDQHSRCIVVVNSRDITERKHTEEMLRTSQEKLEQALRASGTGLWDWNTETDEVVLSQEWKRQLGYEPAEISDAFEAWTALLHPEDREAAMAYVRDYVSRREGDYRQEFRLKHKDEGYRWIEARASFVSERDGRRIRLLGSHTDITNHKRMEEALRESEERYRMLIELAPCGALVLCEGRTVYINRTGVFIMGAKDPHEILGRLTLEFVHPDYHQEVQENVKCLLNGGLSIHSAERVYLKMDGTPIPVQVEVARITWNGTPAILCLFSDITERKRSEDRMREMNLALSQAMPGIARVDVAGRYLEVNRPYATMLGYEPSELLGRTWEPTVHPEDLCLAQHAYEELLEKGKAEFECRAVRKDGSSFFKQVLMVTSKPSVGGFLGHHCFMRDITERKQTEQALWKNQQAIRELHDISSAQGQSFEERVDALLQLGCRFFDLPIGMQTFVRGRELEVGQVNAPGTGFHQGMHVSLSESYCSETIRLGRPLSFEHAGASPDWQGHPAYAALKLESYLGTAINGLEGTYGTLCFTSVEPRQKPFSIAERDFIQLMAQWLGGEMDRQATLDALRESEERYRSLYDATPSMYFTVDRTGMIRSVNQYGAQYLGYGVEDLVGKPVAELFFAEDRARVCAAIGAFFQHPEGVARWEFRKVRRDGALLWVRELVRELRSPEGESSALIVCEDITEYKRMEKALRLTQFSVDQAVEAILWVDSSARIFNVNETACRMLGYARQDLTTMTVHDIDPNFPVERWGEHWNHLKEQGALAFEATYWSRTGSILEMEVTFNYLRYDEKEYGCAILRDIGERKRAESELRRSHTFLRQVIDTDPHLIFAKDGEGRFTMANKAVADWYGTTVEDLIGKSDVEFNADSEGGRSFRQSDLEVMNSAQERFIPEEQITDAEGRRRWLQTVKRPIFDDQGQVHMVLGAATDITERKQMEETLLQRERDLSAALQERERISQDLHDGILQSLYAVGLGLEAGKSAIKNQHDQVAEKFMATVDHAIGQLKHVMTEVRNFIAGLESQVMQGGDFSTALRSMVDTMSIAASASCRVRIDDAAARRLSTEQAIHIINIVREGLSNALRHSRAKRITVSLRDLLRSDRLAVTDDGIGFDPRSVQGVGHGLVNMAARAQKVRGLFAIQSKHDKGTRILVHLPKDIDDAHH; encoded by the coding sequence ATGAGTGCTACGAGCGACCTTCTTGAATTGGATCTCCTGCGCAGACAGGTAGCCGATCTCGCGCGTGAATTGGCCGAACGAGACCGAGTACTGCACGAACGGACTCGCCACCTCCATGCCGCACAAGCTCTTGCTCACTTGGGAAGTTGGAGTTGGGACATCACGAACGGCGAGGTAGAATGGTCGGATGAACTCTACCGAATCTTCGGCTATGCGCCTCAATCACGTGCGATGAGGTTCAACAGTTTTGTGTCGGCGGTAGTGCCGGACGATCGTGACCGGGTTCTGGCGTTGATCGACGGCGCGTTGGTAGGGGCCGCGCCATACGATATGGAATGCCGAATCGTTCGCCCCAATGGCGAAGTACGGACGATTCGTTGCTGCGCAGAGTTCTTGCGCGATAGTAGCGGTCAGCCAGTGCGTATGTCCGGGACCGCTTTGGACGTGACCGATCGGAAACGAACAGAGTCGGCACTACAGGAGCGCGAGGCTCACTTCCGTACGCTGATCGAGCATTCCTCGGACATCATTACGGTTCTCGATTCGAACGGGGCAATCCAGTTTGAAAGCCCCTCGTTCGAACGACTGCTCGGGTATGCACAACGCGAGCTCGACGGACGAATCGCCTTCGAGTTCGTTCATCAAGAGGATCTTCCTGCCGTGATCGAGCGGTTCCAGTTGCTCATCCAGCGTCCCGGAACGCCTCAAACGGCCGAATTCCGTTTTCGCCACAAAGACGGTTCGTGGCGCAGTTTGGAAGGAATCGGCAGGGCGACTTGGGATCAACATAGTCGATGCATCGTGGTCGTGAATTCACGGGACATTACCGAGCGGAAGCACACCGAGGAGATGCTACGGACCTCCCAAGAAAAGCTCGAACAAGCCCTCCGTGCCTCAGGGACCGGACTATGGGACTGGAACACGGAAACGGACGAAGTAGTCCTTTCACAGGAATGGAAACGCCAGTTGGGATATGAGCCGGCGGAGATTTCAGATGCTTTTGAGGCCTGGACGGCGCTGCTGCACCCGGAGGATCGGGAAGCGGCGATGGCCTATGTACGAGATTACGTGTCTCGTCGCGAGGGAGACTATCGACAGGAATTTCGGCTGAAGCACAAGGATGAGGGGTATCGATGGATCGAAGCGCGGGCTTCGTTTGTGTCCGAGCGGGATGGTCGAAGGATTCGTCTCCTCGGTTCGCACACCGACATTACGAACCATAAACGGATGGAGGAGGCCCTGCGCGAGAGCGAGGAGCGTTACCGGATGTTGATCGAGCTGGCCCCATGCGGTGCCCTCGTCTTGTGTGAAGGGCGGACGGTCTACATCAACCGAACGGGCGTCTTCATCATGGGAGCGAAGGATCCTCATGAAATTCTCGGCCGGTTGACATTGGAGTTCGTCCATCCGGACTATCATCAAGAAGTCCAGGAGAACGTGAAATGCCTGCTGAACGGCGGCCTGTCCATCCATAGTGCGGAACGAGTTTATTTGAAAATGGATGGAACGCCGATTCCGGTTCAGGTTGAGGTAGCTCGGATTACGTGGAACGGTACGCCGGCCATCCTCTGCCTGTTCTCCGATATCACCGAGCGCAAGCGGAGTGAAGACCGTATGCGAGAAATGAACCTGGCCTTATCCCAGGCCATGCCAGGCATTGCCCGAGTCGACGTAGCAGGCCGGTACCTGGAGGTGAACCGGCCCTATGCGACGATGTTGGGGTATGAACCGTCCGAGTTGCTCGGGCGAACATGGGAGCCGACAGTGCACCCAGAAGACCTGTGTCTCGCCCAACATGCGTATGAGGAGTTGCTGGAAAAAGGAAAAGCAGAGTTCGAGTGTCGAGCTGTTCGGAAAGACGGCTCCAGCTTCTTTAAACAGGTCTTGATGGTAACAAGCAAACCGTCCGTCGGCGGTTTCCTCGGCCACCATTGCTTCATGCGCGACATCACCGAGCGCAAGCAGACGGAGCAAGCCCTTTGGAAGAATCAGCAGGCAATCCGTGAGCTCCACGATATCTCGTCGGCGCAGGGCCAGTCGTTTGAGGAACGGGTCGACGCTCTGCTTCAGCTCGGGTGCCGCTTCTTCGATCTGCCGATCGGGATGCAGACTTTTGTCCGGGGCCGTGAGTTGGAGGTGGGGCAAGTGAACGCGCCCGGCACGGGGTTCCATCAGGGCATGCACGTGTCTCTGTCTGAATCGTACTGCAGCGAGACCATTCGCCTCGGCAGACCGTTGAGTTTCGAGCATGCCGGGGCATCTCCAGATTGGCAAGGGCATCCCGCTTACGCTGCACTGAAGTTGGAATCGTACCTCGGGACTGCGATCAACGGGCTGGAGGGCACCTATGGGACCCTGTGTTTTACGAGCGTCGAACCCCGGCAGAAACCGTTTAGCATAGCCGAAAGGGATTTCATTCAACTGATGGCGCAGTGGCTTGGCGGTGAAATGGACCGCCAAGCGACGCTGGACGCTCTGCGGGAGAGCGAGGAACGATACCGGAGTCTCTATGATGCAACTCCCTCTATGTATTTCACCGTGGATCGAACAGGAATGATCAGATCCGTCAACCAGTACGGGGCGCAGTACTTGGGCTATGGTGTCGAGGACCTCGTCGGGAAGCCGGTGGCGGAGCTCTTCTTCGCAGAAGATCGAGCGCGCGTATGTGCCGCGATAGGAGCGTTCTTTCAGCATCCGGAAGGAGTCGCGCGATGGGAATTTCGCAAGGTGCGAAGAGATGGCGCGCTGCTGTGGGTACGTGAGCTGGTGCGTGAGCTGCGGAGCCCGGAGGGAGAATCATCAGCACTCATCGTGTGCGAGGACATCACCGAATACAAACGGATGGAAAAAGCGCTGCGGCTCACCCAGTTCTCGGTGGATCAGGCGGTCGAAGCGATCTTGTGGGTGGATTCGAGCGCTCGCATATTCAACGTGAACGAGACGGCCTGTCGAATGTTGGGGTATGCCCGCCAGGACTTGACGACCATGACGGTGCATGACATCGATCCTAATTTCCCTGTGGAACGATGGGGAGAGCATTGGAATCACTTAAAGGAGCAGGGAGCGTTGGCGTTCGAAGCCACCTATTGGTCACGCACCGGCTCTATCTTAGAGATGGAGGTGACCTTCAATTATCTGCGGTACGATGAGAAAGAGTATGGCTGTGCGATCCTGAGGGATATCGGAGAACGGAAACGAGCGGAATCCGAGCTTCGCCGTTCGCATACGTTTTTGCGACAGGTCATCGACACAGACCCCCATCTCATTTTTGCCAAGGATGGGGAAGGACGTTTTACCATGGCCAACAAAGCTGTGGCTGATTGGTATGGGACGACGGTGGAAGATTTGATCGGGAAATCGGACGTCGAGTTCAATGCCGACAGTGAAGGGGGGAGGTCCTTTCGGCAGAGTGACCTTGAGGTCATGAATTCCGCGCAGGAGCGGTTCATCCCGGAGGAGCAGATCACTGATGCGGAGGGGAGGAGGCGCTGGTTACAGACGGTCAAGAGACCGATCTTCGATGACCAAGGCCAGGTCCACATGGTGCTCGGAGCTGCGACTGATATCACTGAGCGTAAACAAATGGAAGAGACTCTCCTTCAGCGCGAGCGAGACCTAAGCGCAGCACTTCAGGAACGTGAACGGATCAGTCAAGACCTCCACGACGGGATTCTCCAATCCTTGTACGCCGTCGGACTTGGGTTGGAAGCAGGTAAATCAGCGATCAAGAATCAACACGATCAGGTGGCGGAGAAATTCATGGCGACCGTGGATCACGCCATTGGGCAGCTCAAACATGTCATGACGGAGGTCCGGAATTTCATTGCGGGACTCGAGTCGCAGGTGATGCAGGGCGGAGACTTCTCGACCGCCCTGCGGAGCATGGTCGATACGATGTCCATCGCCGCCTCCGCCAGCTGTCGCGTGAGGATCGATGATGCGGCAGCACGACGGCTATCCACCGAGCAGGCGATCCATATCATCAACATCGTACGCGAGGGGTTGAGTAATGCATTGCGCCACAGCCGTGCCAAACGGATCACGGTCTCGCTCCGGGATCTCCTCCGCTCAGATCGTCTCGCCGTGACGGATGACGGTATTGGGTTTGATCCACGCTCGGTTCAGGGTGTTGGTCATGGGTTAGTCAACATGGCGGCACGGGCTCAAAAAGTTCGGGGCTTGTTCGCCATTCAGTCGAAACATGACAAGGGGACGAGGATCTTAGTCCATCTTCCAAAGGATATTGATGATGCTCACCACTAA
- a CDS encoding PAS domain S-box protein, which yields MTTGLFLGLLLSIGLVLGIVMRQRQENILNATIIAATNCSVFVTDATLSQHSIVYVNPAFLLLTGYTEEEVLGQTTSLLTGPDTDRASLEKLAMALQGGWACRVGLCHYRKNGTSFWNDVSVSPVKDRQGRVTLVVWTMSNVSQLGEGTETPNNARSEDVYTCRQAEEALRERETRLDLVAEIGRVGCFEQDHRTDSLSWSPILRDIYGVGTDEPASWQRHLELVHPDDREGVSSAVQTARAVMGDGLSEVEYRFVRPDGVMRHIRLRSLTAFDGDDSSRQPTRTLGTVVDVTDRKQVEARGREAARREAIGTFAGGIAHELNNGLTAVLGFSELALPVIPAESKAHRHIRQVIAGAKQSRELIQQLLVFGGQNDHGRCPVFLHSFAKESLRLLRPTIPLWIELRAQIAHATSPISANVVQLHEMMFNLVDNALCAMQRTGGILDVQLRNRDFVTDQIMPSSRLPAGRYVCLSVRDTGEGMDPERVSRLFSSFAASEAGSEEQAVGLAVVYGIVTAHGGTLVIESQIGAGTVVSAYFPALPACGPWTAQKDDPVPHGHECVLFVDDEDSVVRLGRELLESLGYYPVVCRTAAEALGLFQAEPKRFDLLITDRTMPGMTGDRLARECRRLRPDLPVILCTGSNGVSGLDDAWSQGVTECLPKPVTLHELAYAIRKALDQASDYPEPAGAAANSVPEPSRISIEVSDAVGPRD from the coding sequence ATGACTACTGGTCTCTTCCTAGGGTTGCTCCTGTCCATAGGTTTGGTTCTCGGGATAGTGATGCGACAGCGCCAAGAGAACATCCTGAATGCAACCATCATCGCGGCCACCAATTGTAGTGTGTTCGTGACGGATGCGACGTTGTCCCAGCATTCCATCGTCTACGTCAATCCGGCCTTCCTGCTGCTGACCGGCTACACTGAAGAAGAGGTGCTCGGGCAAACGACGTCACTGTTGACCGGCCCGGACACAGATCGGGCTTCGCTCGAAAAGCTTGCGATGGCCCTCCAAGGTGGATGGGCCTGTCGTGTCGGGTTGTGCCATTACCGCAAGAACGGCACCTCATTTTGGAATGACGTATCGGTGTCACCGGTGAAAGACCGTCAGGGCCGGGTGACGTTGGTCGTTTGGACCATGAGTAACGTCTCTCAACTCGGGGAGGGTACAGAAACGCCTAATAACGCCCGGTCCGAGGATGTCTACACTTGCCGGCAGGCCGAAGAGGCGCTCAGGGAACGCGAGACGCGACTTGATCTTGTTGCGGAGATAGGACGGGTCGGGTGCTTTGAACAGGACCACCGGACAGATTCGCTCTCTTGGTCACCGATCCTACGGGACATCTATGGCGTGGGTACCGATGAGCCTGCTTCATGGCAGCGCCACCTCGAGCTGGTTCATCCCGATGATCGGGAGGGGGTGAGCTCTGCCGTCCAAACAGCTCGTGCCGTGATGGGCGATGGCCTGTCTGAGGTCGAGTACCGTTTCGTCAGGCCAGACGGCGTTATGCGGCATATCAGGCTTCGTTCTCTGACTGCGTTTGACGGCGACGATTCGTCGAGGCAACCGACCCGCACACTCGGGACGGTCGTCGATGTGACCGATCGTAAACAGGTCGAAGCCAGGGGTCGGGAGGCTGCGAGGAGGGAAGCGATCGGCACCTTTGCCGGCGGTATCGCGCACGAGTTGAACAACGGTCTCACGGCCGTCCTCGGCTTCAGCGAGCTGGCGCTTCCGGTGATTCCGGCTGAGAGCAAGGCGCATCGCCATATCAGGCAAGTCATAGCGGGGGCGAAACAATCCCGGGAACTGATCCAGCAGTTGTTGGTCTTCGGTGGGCAAAACGATCACGGTCGGTGCCCTGTGTTCCTCCATTCCTTTGCGAAAGAGTCCCTGAGGCTCCTTCGTCCGACGATTCCCTTGTGGATTGAACTCAGAGCGCAGATCGCACACGCGACCAGCCCTATTTCTGCCAACGTTGTGCAGCTGCATGAGATGATGTTCAACCTGGTCGATAACGCCCTCTGTGCGATGCAGAGGACGGGAGGAATCCTTGACGTTCAGCTTCGGAACCGAGACTTTGTCACGGATCAGATCATGCCTTCCAGTCGACTCCCCGCTGGACGGTACGTCTGTCTGAGCGTTCGTGATACAGGCGAGGGGATGGACCCCGAGAGAGTCAGTCGATTGTTCTCTTCGTTCGCGGCGTCGGAGGCGGGCAGCGAGGAGCAGGCGGTGGGATTAGCGGTGGTTTACGGCATTGTCACGGCGCATGGCGGTACCCTGGTGATTGAAAGCCAAATCGGCGCCGGTACGGTAGTATCGGCCTATTTTCCTGCTCTCCCGGCTTGTGGGCCATGGACGGCTCAGAAGGACGATCCGGTTCCCCATGGACACGAATGTGTTCTATTTGTCGATGACGAAGACTCCGTTGTTCGATTAGGAAGAGAGCTGTTGGAATCCCTCGGCTACTATCCAGTGGTCTGTAGAACGGCTGCCGAAGCATTGGGACTCTTCCAGGCCGAACCCAAGCGGTTCGACCTACTGATTACCGATCGGACGATGCCCGGCATGACTGGGGATCGTCTGGCTCGAGAATGTCGACGACTTCGACCGGATCTCCCTGTCATCCTCTGCACCGGGTCAAATGGTGTGTCTGGTCTGGACGATGCCTGGTCGCAGGGCGTGACGGAATGCCTCCCCAAACCGGTCACGTTGCACGAGCTGGCCTATGCCATTCGCAAGGCATTGGATCAGGCTTCCGACTACCCGGAACCTGCGGGTGCGGCGGCCAACAGCGTTCCAGAACCATCGAGGATATCGATTGAGGTGTCGGATGCCGTCGGTCCTCGTGATTGA
- the priA gene encoding primosomal protein N' — protein MASDETSTLPRRTEALYAEVIVPRHIAKSFTYLVPPALAQTIAIGRRVLVPFGRTVLEGVVISLSDHLAAEIKSGSIKEIRSLDRDSSLPTSLFELSRKVAEYYVAPWGQCLRLILPAIATQNPPPTRYVATAQGRAALKTGLCPDDLRPMLDRIARRTPGLLSSTLQPTRQRKVLRGIDALISKSWIELVPSTNADVRLQAPHGRLTLDKHDRRTPVEGILPADRLPEVDASWKARVSQCLHNNHMRKLVLHAPWEHRLSRLVDAIQQAHSMKKSTLVLTGEVVRASWLKQVLSRLTDLQVTFARPPSESNRWQQGQEQVHSVVVGTRSAIFSPLRSIGLIWVENEEDPALKEPQEPRYHAREVAYLRAESERALVVLASAHPSLEARFDPEAEIHHVPQEVVLRPTIELVDLRNEAAGTLLSHKLIRAMHDALQDHTKILLFLNRKGYAGTLACRDCSWVPRCDSCNVALTYYREATSLRCRYCGRASPLPDLCPLCRTPRIRPIGEGTERVEADVRRLFPQAKIARLDGDTLRRSASAHALWEGAKSGAWDVLIGTQALFHGEPLSCYSLVGILQADSGLHISDFRAAERTYHLLVDAADLAYPAPTGGRVIVQTRLPTHHTVQALISGEPTQFYDEELAARRLLHYPPVCRLAELSVIGKDLRMVEEAAKRWSADLEQNSSDQEPLHILGPVPATRRRPKGRQQYRILVKGTSVTALSRRIHESVQKMEREYRKGRIKFIVDIDPIENG, from the coding sequence ATGGCTTCCGATGAGACCTCGACACTTCCTCGTCGAACGGAGGCACTCTATGCAGAAGTTATCGTGCCCCGTCATATCGCAAAATCCTTCACCTATCTCGTCCCTCCTGCCTTAGCTCAGACCATCGCCATAGGGCGTCGCGTCCTGGTCCCGTTTGGACGTACGGTGCTGGAAGGGGTCGTCATCTCGCTGAGTGACCACCTTGCAGCCGAAATAAAGTCCGGTTCCATTAAAGAGATCCGCTCTCTAGATCGCGATTCAAGCCTGCCTACGTCGCTGTTCGAACTATCTCGCAAGGTCGCGGAATATTACGTTGCACCCTGGGGCCAGTGTCTCCGGCTCATATTGCCTGCAATCGCAACGCAAAATCCTCCTCCCACCCGATACGTAGCCACTGCGCAGGGCCGCGCGGCCTTGAAAACCGGTCTCTGTCCAGACGATCTGAGGCCGATGCTCGACCGAATTGCCCGACGAACTCCAGGACTCCTCTCCTCGACACTTCAGCCCACTCGGCAGCGAAAAGTTCTGCGGGGAATCGATGCCCTCATCAGCAAGTCGTGGATCGAGCTCGTGCCTTCGACCAATGCCGACGTCCGACTCCAAGCGCCGCATGGGAGGCTCACTTTGGACAAGCATGATCGTCGAACGCCGGTGGAGGGGATTCTGCCCGCTGACAGGCTTCCGGAGGTCGATGCCTCCTGGAAAGCGCGCGTCTCCCAGTGCCTTCACAACAACCACATGAGGAAACTCGTCCTCCATGCCCCGTGGGAACACCGACTCAGTCGGCTTGTGGACGCTATTCAGCAAGCACACTCCATGAAGAAATCCACTCTCGTTCTCACCGGCGAGGTCGTGAGAGCATCCTGGTTAAAACAGGTGCTCTCTAGACTCACGGACCTCCAAGTAACCTTCGCACGCCCACCTTCAGAATCGAATCGATGGCAACAGGGTCAGGAACAGGTTCACTCGGTAGTCGTCGGAACCCGTTCAGCCATATTCTCGCCACTTCGGTCGATCGGGCTGATCTGGGTGGAAAACGAAGAGGACCCTGCCCTGAAAGAACCGCAGGAGCCTCGCTATCATGCCAGAGAAGTCGCCTATTTGAGAGCTGAGAGCGAACGGGCGCTCGTTGTACTGGCCTCGGCTCACCCATCCCTTGAAGCGAGGTTCGATCCCGAGGCTGAGATCCACCATGTCCCACAAGAAGTTGTCCTTCGACCTACGATTGAACTCGTTGACCTTCGCAACGAGGCTGCAGGCACTCTTCTCAGTCACAAACTCATCCGAGCGATGCACGACGCGCTACAGGACCATACCAAGATCCTCCTCTTCCTCAATAGGAAAGGTTATGCCGGGACCTTGGCTTGTAGAGACTGTAGCTGGGTTCCTCGGTGCGATTCCTGTAACGTGGCGCTTACCTATTATCGTGAGGCCACCAGTCTCAGGTGTCGTTACTGTGGCAGGGCAAGTCCATTGCCTGATCTCTGCCCTTTGTGCCGAACGCCTCGTATACGTCCTATTGGTGAGGGCACCGAGCGAGTTGAAGCCGACGTTCGCCGCCTATTCCCACAGGCCAAAATCGCCCGCCTCGATGGCGACACACTCCGGCGTTCCGCGTCGGCGCATGCCCTGTGGGAAGGGGCCAAGTCGGGCGCGTGGGATGTTCTCATCGGGACCCAAGCGCTGTTTCATGGAGAGCCGCTGTCCTGCTACAGCTTGGTGGGGATCCTTCAAGCAGACTCCGGGTTGCATATCTCGGACTTTCGTGCAGCGGAACGCACCTATCACCTGCTGGTTGATGCTGCCGACCTGGCATATCCAGCGCCCACCGGAGGACGAGTCATCGTGCAGACTCGCCTTCCTACACATCATACCGTACAGGCCTTGATCTCAGGAGAACCCACTCAATTTTACGATGAAGAACTCGCCGCACGCCGGCTTCTTCATTATCCGCCCGTCTGTCGATTAGCTGAGCTTTCGGTAATCGGCAAAGACCTTAGGATGGTCGAGGAGGCTGCTAAGCGATGGAGTGCGGACCTTGAACAGAATTCCAGTGACCAGGAGCCTCTGCATATTTTAGGTCCGGTGCCGGCCACACGTCGGCGTCCAAAAGGCCGTCAGCAGTATCGCATCTTGGTAAAGGGAACTTCTGTCACCGCCCTCAGCCGACGGATCCATGAATCCGTCCAGAAAATGGAGCGGGAGTACCGCAAGGGACGGATCAAATTCATTGTCGACATTGACCCGATCGAGAATGGATGA
- a CDS encoding response regulator, translating into MPSVLVIDDQDQVRQVIREILEQAGYEVDEAGNGKEGLDRYRTRSTDLVIMDILMPDQDGLETIMTLCREFPDARVIAMTGGSDTIGILNFLDIAKMLGARRTLQKPFDLNVLLDTVAVELTR; encoded by the coding sequence ATGCCGTCGGTCCTCGTGATTGATGATCAGGACCAAGTTCGTCAGGTCATCCGTGAAATATTGGAACAGGCCGGCTACGAGGTCGATGAGGCCGGCAACGGGAAAGAGGGGCTTGACCGGTATCGGACGAGGTCGACGGATCTTGTCATCATGGATATTCTCATGCCGGACCAGGACGGACTAGAAACCATCATGACGCTCTGCCGGGAGTTTCCCGATGCTCGTGTTATTGCGATGACCGGGGGAAGTGATACGATCGGCATCCTCAATTTCTTGGACATCGCAAAAATGCTCGGAGCCAGGCGGACCCTTCAAAAGCCGTTCGACCTGAACGTCCTGCTCGATACGGTTGCCGTCGAACTGACCCGCTAG